Part of the Candidatus Eisenbacteria bacterium genome, CGAGGCGGAGCGTGACGCCCACCGTGCCCCCCGTCGAGACGCGAAGGGAGGAGACGTGAGCCACGTCAGCGAAACAACGTCTTGATCGCCCCCCACGTCGGCTGCTCTGTGGCGGTATTGCCCCCGATCATGATCTTTGCGCCGACGAAGTCATCGAAGAAGCAAGTAGGCCCAAAGTCCACCGCGAAGCCTGATCGAGCCAGATCGACTCCCAACTCACCCAGAGTCTCCTCTGCTGCGGCCACGTACTGCAGAATCGCAACAAGAAACGTCCCCTCGGGTGATCCCCCCAGGGTGGGATGCATAGCCACAATCGATACCGTGTCCCCATTCTCCGACAGATCTGACACCCACGGAGCCGGAGTCAGGATCTCTCCCCCAAGGAAAGCAAGGGGCCCGTTGTCTACCACGAACACAGCGAAACCGTAGAAATCCGCCCCGAGCAAATCCCCGACGAGCCAAACCGCGACGGCGATAGAATCCTGGGGTTCCACGAAGACGGAATCAGGACCATTCCCCAACTCCCCATCCATATCCAGAACTACCAGCATTTCAGCCGATATCGGACCACATACAAGGAACGCCAGCAGACCAAGGATGACTAAACGCATGGCTCTCCTCCCCGACTACTATCTTAGCAAGAGGATTTTGGCACTTCCGTCTGCTCCCGCCACCCTTATCCGTGCGAAGTAGGTACCCGATGAGACGTTCCTCCCTGAGTCATCACGTCCGTCCCACACGACTACCTCCTCATCGCCGGAGGCAACCGCCTCGTAAAGCGTCCGTATGCACCTTCCACGCACGTCAAAGATGAGAATCTCTACCCGTGCCCGCTCGCGAACGCGCCATCTTATCTCTGTACTCGGATTCGACGGATTGGGAGCAAAGCGAAGAAACCCCAACGCATCAGAAGGCCCCGTCCCGCTCCCCGAGCTGACTGATGCGCAAGCTGACTCTCCGAACACCGCATACGCCCACCGAACTTCTGCGCCAGGAGCGATGGGATCGAATGGAGCCCATACTGTATCTGTGGGGGAGAGCGGGAATCTCCAGAAGTAGCTCGTGAGTTCTATCTCATTGCCCGGGAGAAGACTGGCATTGCAGAATCTGTCCCGGAACAGGCTTGCCCTGAGATAGCTCCCGCCCAAAGAGTCATTCAACCAGATAGAATCGCCACTCGCCCACCCGCTTGAACCAGCGATTTGAGAAGCAGACCCATGACCTATGCCGGCGACCAGAACCGAGTCGCCGGTAAATCCGGGGGGTAGGCCAATTGTTCGTGTAGCCCTGTATATCTCTGCATACTCGTAGTTTCCATCCTCAAGGGTGTCCCCTACCGGGGAAACGACAGGCAGATACTCCCCGCCTGTGCCCAGGAATACCGGCCGCGCTCCAACAAACGTGACAGTGTTCCCGTCCAATCCAGTGGCCAAAAACCTTCCGCGACGAAAGCGTTCATGATTGAGATAGCGGATTGAGTTGCGGATATTGAGGAATCCGTGGCCGTAGAACATGTCCTGACCAAGAATTGTGTCCGGCCCTGACTCCACGGCCCCAGCGATGATCAATGCCTCCAGCTCTTCATGTAGCGAGTGGTCGTGGTAGTAGCTCCATATGTCGGACGCCAGTAGAGCACACGCACCAGCGACCATAGGGGACGCGGCAGATGTCCCCCCGAACGGCCCCCACCATGGAGATTCCCAAGTGGGGGCAACTGCTTCATGCCCGGGGGCCATCACATCGTTCCATCGGCCACGACAACTACCCGAAACGGCTCGGTACCGTTCTCCAGTAATACGCCCATTACTAATGGAGATCGTCCGGTTTGTTTGCGCCGCGCCAGGAAGCACGTACAACGGCTCGTCTATAATGCAATTGCCAATAGCAGCCACGATGGTAATGCCAGCTTGATACGCCCTAGTGAGAGCTTCCGCATAGGAAAGTCCGCGGCCGCCGTTACTGAAGTTCATGATGTCCATTCCATCAGTGATTCCCTGGTCCAGCGCCACGATCATTCCGTGAGGAGCAGCGCACTCACCGGCCCCGGAGTATTTGTACATCTTCGTCCGGACCATTGTGGAAGGATCTCCACGAGTACCGCCGGCAATGCCCGCCGTTCCAATGGCGAGTGAATCGGCCGGGTCCCGCTTGTTGTGGGTCAAGCCTGCTGCGATCCCGAGAACCGAGGTTCCGTGTGAACTCGAGGCCCAGGGCTCCAGGGAGTCTTCCGGCCAGCACGTATCGTAGAACTCATAGACGAGCTGACTGTCCGGGTACGTGACGAAATCGGGGTGAAACCTCTTGATTCCGGTGTCAACGATCCCCAGCCGGATCGCCGGGTTCCCGGTCGTTCGTTTCCACGCTCCAGGAGCGTCGATGCCGTATCTCAACGGAGACCCGGATGTATCGATGGGCTCCGCCCACGATTGCGCCCCCCGCACGTAAAGGGAATCGCTCGGAGTCGTGTCGGGCTCGCTCGGGAACTCGAACTCCTCCCAGGCTACAAGCGGCTCCGCGTACACGTAAGCGTGGGCCACCGGCTCGAT contains:
- a CDS encoding S8 family serine peptidase translates to MRAISPLLSAALLLIAFGLALADPSIVADLDSNATNGPDTLEVEPGDTVLVRIWITGSSDSLFGFGITVGDTSGVLAWIEDSASAILVTPNAWTDFQVLQDENGFLLLQPYDFSFSQPLHLPSEVARLRFIAIAGGECATLAWDSTMCGWQNTEFAEGTFAGFEEAVVCVAGEEDGGGEDEQDGEGGVPPDDDSATPFVVRGVTSYPPPDRDVAEGMIIVQFRKGVFVPDYLPAREGDLSDVEIPDPRVRAALDSAGVERWTRLAWPQSSPVSPSDPVFVARNGTAISYESKARTFVLHADARVSTGRMLKKIEPVAHAYVYAEPLVAWEEFEFPSEPDTTPSDSLYVRGAQSWAEPIDTSGSPLRYGIDAPGAWKRTTGNPAIRLGIVDTGIKRFHPDFVTYPDSQLVYEFYDTCWPEDSLEPWASSSHGTSVLGIAAGLTHNKRDPADSLAIGTAGIAGGTRGDPSTMVRTKMYKYSGAGECAAPHGMIVALDQGITDGMDIMNFSNGGRGLSYAEALTRAYQAGITIVAAIGNCIIDEPLYVLPGAAQTNRTISISNGRITGERYRAVSGSCRGRWNDVMAPGHEAVAPTWESPWWGPFGGTSAASPMVAGACALLASDIWSYYHDHSLHEELEALIIAGAVESGPDTILGQDMFYGHGFLNIRNSIRYLNHERFRRGRFLATGLDGNTVTFVGARPVFLGTGGEYLPVVSPVGDTLEDGNYEYAEIYRATRTIGLPPGFTGDSVLVAGIGHGSASQIAGSSGWASGDSIWLNDSLGGSYLRASLFRDRFCNASLLPGNEIELTSYFWRFPLSPTDTVWAPFDPIAPGAEVRWAYAVFGESACASVSSGSGTGPSDALGFLRFAPNPSNPSTEIRWRVRERARVEILIFDVRGRCIRTLYEAVASGDEEVVVWDGRDDSGRNVSSGTYFARIRVAGADGSAKILLLR